A genomic window from Spodoptera frugiperda isolate SF20-4 chromosome 29, AGI-APGP_CSIRO_Sfru_2.0, whole genome shotgun sequence includes:
- the LOC126912770 gene encoding uncharacterized protein LOC126912770, which produces MIHGPCGTFNSSSPCMKEGRCTKRFPKKFCDETVTGENGYPWYRRRRPQNSDFIAEINMRGQCVTVDNRWVVPYSPVLSRAFEAHVNVEYCASVESIKYICKYVNKGSDQATFGLQSSDRDEVTKYQSGRYISTSEAVWRILGFSIHDRHPTVMHLDVHLENGQRLYFNPENVRERLENPRRTTLLAYFSLCQEDSFARTLLYNEVPSYYTYNKQQGVFNRRRRGQPVEGFPGVYREHALGRVYTIHPSNNECYYLRLLLHTVRGATSYTYLKTVNGVEHSTFHEACSALRLLDDDRNWDDTLEEAVVSDTPIRLRHLFAIMIVYCGLAHPMQLWEKYQRHLSEDFRFAARRADGDSVAESDERIINRCLCSLQDIVISIGGNPLSHYGLPEPQETTEVRRVGREYAAETNYDRAAMAEIVNNNIGTLTNEQKSVYERILRSVSQQDGGIFFLTPLVVQEKRF; this is translated from the coding sequence ATGATACATGGCCCATGTGGCACATTTAACAGCAGTTCACCCTGCATGAAAGAAGGCCGTTGCACAAAGAGGTTTCCAAAAAAATTTTGTGATGAAACCGttactggtgaaaacggataCCCATGGTACCGCCGTCGGAGACCTCAAAATAGTGATTTTATTGCTGAAATAAATATGCGCGGACAATGTGTCACAGTTGATAATCGGTGGGTAGTGCCATATTCACCAGTACTCTCACGTGCCTTTGAAGCTCACGTAAATGTAGAGTACTGCGCGAGTGTAGAATCAATAAAGTACATATGCAAGTACGTAAACAAAGGAAGTGATCAAGCCACATTTGGATTGCAGAGCAGTGATCGTGATGAAGTGACCAAATatcaatctggtcgctatatcaGTACCTCGGAAGCGGTGTGGAGAATACTTGGATTTTCTATCCACGACCGACACCCAACTGTAATGCATTTAGATGTCCATCTAGAAAACGGACAGCGATTATATTTCAATCCAGAAAACGTACGGGAACGCTTAGAAAATCCACGCCGTACCACACTCTTAGCATATTTCAGTCTGTGTCAAGAAGACAGTTTTGCACGAACGCTCCTATACAATGAAGTACCGTCGTATTACACGTACAATAAGCAACAAGGAGTATTTAATAGACGCCGACGGGGACAGCCGGTGGAGGGGTTTCCAGGAGTATATCGCGAGCATGCACTAGGACGAGTGTACACGATTCATCCGAGTAATAATGAATGTTATTACTTGCGTCTTTTACTGCACACAGTCCGGGGAGCTACTTcttacacatatttaaaaactgTTAATGGTGTTGAGCATTCCACCTTTCACGAAGCTTGCAGCGCATTGCGTCTGCTAGATGACGATCGAAATTGGGACGACACTCTTGAAGAGGCCGTAGTCAGCGACACTCCCATCCGATTGCGACATTTGTTTGCAATCATGATAGTGTACTGCGGACTTGCCCATCCAATGCAGCTATGGGAAAAATACCAACGGCATCTATCCGAAGATTTTCGTTTTGCGGCTAGGCGCGCTGATGGAGATAGTGTGGCAGAGTCTGACGAGCGTATTATTAATCGTTGCCTTTGTTCACTTCAAGATATTGTGATTTCAATAGGTGGCAATCCTTTGAGTCATTATGGTCTTCCAGAGCCGCAGGAAACCACTGAAGTTCGGCGTGTTGGTCGAGAGTATGCAGCGGAGACAAATTATGATCGTGCCGCGATGGCCGAAATCGTGAACAATAATATTGGCACCCTCACAAATGAACAAAAGTCTGTGTATGAACGAATTTTGAGAAGTGTCAGTCAACAGGATGGTGGAATATTTTTCTTGACGCCCCTGGTGGTACAGGAAAAACGTTTTTAA
- the LOC118268253 gene encoding zinc finger protein Elbow, with protein MLTSSNQYLRPDYLSPLPTTLDAKKSPLALLAQTCSAIGADSPNPKLISAAEKASKKYDDKTHIPDNKPSFKPYESCLTAREKTRTPDDRGSVNASSKTPLSSKGSASTTPVQARCASNQSSSSQRTPPPAHRKTPSEKSDERSSPLHGSPVPAKANSESISISSASKLPYTPTSLSYSADTKEHSSFKPSVPVSSSAFLGGLPHSGFPLPMDLMTSSLMAAQHHALKNGLNPYLAYARMKAPGSDLGICRDPYCTGCSLSSHLLKSAVCPAGCAQCDHAKTPFPLPTGHPAAAAYAHAQLAALAAASQLPYVCSWMAGDSAYCGKRFATSEELLQHLRSHTASGESSPSLSMLSATHPLLQRTYPTPPLSPLTPRFHPYSKPSHLVSSPPLPFPLPPHPSLAAYFPPYPLFGPRPLHP; from the exons ATGCTCACGTCAAGCAATCAGTATTTACGACCGGATTACCTGTCACCGCTTCCGACAACG CTCGACGCGAAAAAGAGCCCGCTGGCGCTACTGGCGCAAACCTGCAGTGCTATCGGTGCAGACTCACCCAACCCCAAGCTGATCTCCGCTGCCGAGAAAGCCAGCAAGAAGTACGATGACAAGACGCACATACCTGACAACAAACCCAGCTTTAAGCCTTACGAATCGTGCCTAACAGCGAGAGAAAAGACTAGAACTCCTGATGACAGAGGGTCTGTCAATGCTTCTTCAAAGACGCCACTGTCGTCTAAGGGTAGTGCGTCGACCACACCAGTGCAAGCGCGCTGCGCCAGTAACCAGAGCTCGTCCTCACAGAGGACTCCTCCCCCGGCGCACCGTAAGACCCCATCAGAGAAATCAGACGAGAGGTCCAGTCCTCTGCATGGTTCACCAGTACCAGCTAAAGCTAACTCTGAGTCAATCAGTATCTCGTCTGCATCCAAGTTACCGTACACGCCCACCTCCCTATCGTACAGCGCAGACACCAAAGAACACTCAAGCTTCAAACCCAGTGTACCTGTTTCATCTTCCGCCTTCCTCGGCGGACTGCCTCATAGTGGATTTCCCCTACCAATGGATCTGATGACCAGCAGCTTAATGGCAGCGCAGCACCATGCACTAAAGAATGGATTAAATCCATACCTCGCGTACGCTAGGATGAAGGCACCTGGTAGTGATCTTGGAATCTGCAGAGACCCATACTGCACGGGTTGCTCACTAAGTTCACATTTGCTCAAATCAGCAGTATGTCCGGCAGGATGTGCTCAATGTGATCATGCCAAAACTCCATTTCCGTTACCTACGGGTCATCCCGCAGCGGCTGCGTATGCTCACGCGCAACTAGCTGCCTTAGCGGCTGCATCACAACTACCTTACGTGTGCAGTTGGATGGCAGGCGACTCGGCTTACTGTGGTAAACGATTCGCAACCTCAGAGGAACTACTGCAACACCTGAGGTCCCACACTGCGAGCGGAGAGTCGAGCCCGAGCCTGTCGATGCTGAGCGCGACACACCCGCTGCTGCAGCGCACGTACCCGACGCCGCCGCTGTCGCCGCTGACGCCGCGGTTCCACCCGTACAGCAAGCCGTCGCACCTGGTGTCCTCGCCGCCGCTGCCCTTCCCGCTGCCGCCCCATCCCTCGCTGGCGGCGTACTTCCCGCCGTACCCGCTGTTCGGGCCGCGGCCGCTGCACCCTTGA